One part of the Pieris napi chromosome 4, ilPieNapi1.2, whole genome shotgun sequence genome encodes these proteins:
- the LOC125049025 gene encoding something about silencing protein 10 has translation MADKIRVNNSKFDLDDNYEVSESDKEYTEKEKKLLGKLKHQHDSDSSSEEEVYRFSESENESEKNDLEMADSDVEGQEKSDDDLPDSKAWGKKKRSYYSTDYVDEDYGGFGDDEEAALMEEEEAKNIQKRLIEQLEEDDFKLDFLTPLQPAYSKNEETLIKNDLSQMSKRQKMQLLEKESPEFAGLIEDYKSKLSIAKDNLQPLLKLVSQGKVPECSASKFVKTKYHLILNYCTNISFYVLLKSQRISIQNHPVTKRLYQYRQMLNKMEPIYLEVIKPQIDKIINAVENKVKLVVRKENMKRKSTKLSLEQPLKKLKLINKLEKDDGEDTGVSDNDYDGNDFFKSSAGSDDLANKHTESDESGFSDNDDLEAENNKPSTSQEVTMEELGEKREITYQIAKNKGLTPHRKKEQRNPRVKHKLKYRKAKIRRKGAVREPRTEVTRYAGEASGIKTNVKKSIKIK, from the exons atggCTGACAAAATAAG agTTAATAATTCCAAGTTTGATTTGGATGACAACTATGAAGTGTCCGAATCAGATAAAGAATAtacagaaaaagaaaaaaaactactagGGAAATTGAAACATCAACATGATAGTGATTCTAGTAGTGAAGAGGAAGTTTATCGTTTTTCAGAATCTGAAAATGAGTCTGAAAAAAATGATTTGGAAATGGCAGATAGTGATGTTGAAGGCCAAGAAAAGTCTGATGATGATTTACCAGATTCCAAAGCTTGGGGAAAGAAAAAGAGATCCTATTATTCTACTGATTATGTTGATGAAGATTATGGTGGATTTGGAGATGACGAGGAGGCAGCTCTTATGGAAGAAGAAGAggcaaaaaatatacagaaacgACTTATAGAACAGTTAGAAGAAGAtgattttaagttagatttttTGACACCACTGCAACCAGCCTATAGTAAGAATGAGGAAACATTAATCAAGAATGATTTGAGTCAGATGTctaaaagacaaaaaatgcAGTTACTTGAAAAGGAAAGTCCAGAATTTGCAGGACTTATTGAAGACTATAAATCAAAACTTTCTATTGCTAAAGATAATTTACAACCACTTTTGAAACTTGTAAGTCAAGGAAAAGTGCCAGAGTGCTCTGcttcaaaatttgttaaaactaaatatcaccttattttaaactactgtactaatataagtttttatgtTCTTCTAAAAAGCCAGCGAATTAGTATACAAAATCATCCAGTTACAAAAAGACTTTACCAGTATCGGcagatgttaaataaaatggaaCCTATATACTTGGAAGTGATTAAACCgcaaattgataaaattataaatgccGTTGAGAATAAAGTCAAATTAGTCGTGAGGAAAGAAAACATGAAACGGAAATCAACAAAACTGTCCTTGGAACAGCCACTCAAGAAACtcaaactaataaataagCTTGAAAAAGATGATGGAGAAGACACTGGTGTTTCTGATAATGATTATGATGGTAATGATTTCTTCAAATCTAGTGCTGGTTCTGATGACTTGGCTAACAAACACACTGAGTCGGATGAGAGTGGTTTCTCTGATAATGATGATTTGGAAGCTGAAAATAACAAACCATCCACATCTCAAGAGGTAACCATGGAAGAATTAGGAGAGAAACGTGAAATAACTTATCAAATTGCTAAAAATAAAGGACTAACtccacatagaaagaaagaacAAAGAAATCCAAGAGtgaaacataaactaaaatacagAAAAGCTAAAATAAGGAGGAAGGGTGCCGTTCGAGAACCAAGGACTGAGGTCACTCGTTATGCTGGTGAAGCCTCAGgcattaaaacaaatgtcaAAAAGAGCATCAAAATTAAGTGA
- the LOC125049024 gene encoding notchless protein homolog 1, whose translation MELDSELPTCIQAKFKSETGEEIGSPLDLPLNITKDQLTLICNALLQEEEKPFLFFVKDTEITSNLKEALDIEKLNSEEVIEIIYQQQAVFKVRPVTRCTSSIPGHAEAVISTCFSPSGNHLASGSGDTTVRFWDINTQTPLHVCKGHNNWVLCISWSPDGTRLASACKQGRIILWDPVTGNQVGKTMIGHKQWITSLAWEPYLSNPDSRKLASSSKDGDVRIWDTVTGHTILSLTGHSKAVTCVKWGGTGLIYTSSQDRTIKVWRAEDGILCRTLEGHAHWVNTMALSTDYILRTGPFHPILDRNSPSHDKKILQQRALERYQETCKNETERLVSGSDDFTLFLWLPEKEKRPLARMTGHQQLINDVKFSPDSRIIASASFDKSVKLWEASTGKFITTLRGHVQAVYMVAWSADSRLLLSSSADSTLKVWNMKTKKLELDLPGHADEVFAVDWSPDGAYVASGGKDKVLKLWQH comes from the exons atggaatTAGACAGCGAATTACCTACTTGTATTCAGGCTAAGTTTAAATCTGAAACGGGAGAAGAAATTGGAAGTCCATTGGACTTACCTTTGAATATTACAAAGGATCAACTAACTCTTATTTGTAATGCACTTCTACAAGag gaagagaaaccatttttatttttcgtcaaagatacagaaataacCTCAAATCTTAAGGAAGCTCTTGATATTGAAAAGTTAAATTCAGAAGAAGtcatagaaattatatacCAACAACAAGCTGTCTTTAAAGTAAGGCCAGTTACAAGATGTACaag TTCTATTCCAGGTCATGCAGAAGCAGTAATATCTACATGTTTTAGCCCTTCTGGTAACCATTTAGCTAGTGGATCAGGTGACACCACAGTCAGATTTTGggatataaatacacaaactCCTTTACATGTATGTAAAG GCCACAACAACTGGGTACTATGTATAAGTTGGTCTCCAGATGGTACAAGACTAGCATCTGCATGTAAGCAGGGTCGTATTATATTATGGGATCCAGTTACGGGCAATCAAGTTGGAAAGACCATGATAGGACACAAACAGTGGATTACATCATTAGCATGGGAACCATACTTGAG TAATCCTGATAGTCGGAAATTGGCAAGTTCTTCAAAAGATGGTGATGTTAGAATATGGGATACTGTAACAGGGCATACAATACTTAGTTTGACTGGGCACTCTAAAGCTGTAACATGTGTCAAATGGGGAGGGACTGGTCTTATTTATACATCATCGCAGGATAGAACTATTAAG gttTGGAGGGCTGAAGATGGAATTTTGTGCAGAACCTTAGAGGGGCATGCTCATTGGGTGAACACTATGGCTCTAAGTACAGACTATATTTTACGCACCGGGCCATTTCACCCCATACTTGATAGGAACTCTCCTTCACATGACA AAAAAATTCTTCAACAAAGAGCTTTGGAGAGATATCAAGAAACATGCAAAAATGAAACTGAGCGGCTTGTCTCTGGATCGGATGATTTTACTCTGTTCCTTTGGTTACCTGAAAAAGAAAAACGTCCATTAGCTAGAATGACAGGACATCAACAACTAATTAATGATGTTAAATTTTCTCCTGACTCTAG GATAATAGCATCTGCCTCTTTTGATAAATCTGTAAAACTGTGGGAAGCATCAACTGGTAAATTTATAACGACTTTGCGAGGACATGTGCAAGCTGTCTATATGGTTGCCTGGTCTGCTGACTCCAGGCTTCTGTTAAGCTCCAGTGCAGATTCTACACTTAAAG tttggaatatgaaaacaaaaaaactagaaTTGGACCTTCCTGGACATGCTGATGAGGTTTTCGCTGTAGATTGGTCTCCAGATGGTGCCTATGTTGCATCTGGTGGAAAAGACAAAGTATTAAAACT GTGGCAACATTAA
- the LOC125049023 gene encoding transmembrane 9 superfamily member 3 — MKYLYILILLCSLVYCDEHTHTYKQGEQVVLWMNTVGPYHNRQETYAYFSLPFCVGTKVTIGHYHETLSEALQGVELEFSGLDITYRDNVPAQQFCATELDEQAYKALVYAVKNHYWYQMYVDDLPIWGIVGEIDGDNYYIWTHKKFDIGYNGNRIVEVNLTAENKEKLALGAKIPFTYEVNWKPSSIKFEDRFDKYLDPNFFQHRIHWFSIFNSFMMVIFLVGLVSMILMRTLRKDYARYSKDDDLDDLEKDLGDEYGWKQVHGDVFRPVPHLAMFSALIGAGYQLTVVTLAVIIFTIFGELYTERGSLLSTAIFIYTLSSPVNGYFGGSLYARMGGRLWIKQMLLSAFLLPVLVCGTAFCINFIAMYYHASRALPFGSMIEVMSICTFVILPLTLVGTVLGRNLAGQPDYPCRINAVPRPIPEKKWFMEPFIIIIMGGILPFGSIFIEMYFIFTSFWAYKIYYVYGFMLLVFLILMIVTVCVTIVCTYFLLNAEDYRWQWTSFLSAGSTALYVYLYSFYYFLFKTKMYGLFQTAFYFGYMALFSMALGMICGTVGYLGTSLFVRKIYSTVKID; from the coding sequence atgaaatatctgtacattttaatattgttgtgTTCTTTAGTTTATTGTGATGAACATACTCATACTTATAAGCAAGGGGAACAAGTTGTGCTATGGATGAACACTGTTGGCCCATATCACAATCGTCAAGAGACTTATGCGTATTTCTCACTACCGTTTTGTGTCGGGACAAAAGTTACCATTGGCCATTACCACGAGACTTTATCAGAAGCTCTACAAGGTGTAGAATTAGAGTTTAGCGGTCTCGACATTACTTACAGAGACAATGTTCCAGCACAGCAATTTTGTGCAACTGAACTAGATGAGCAAGCATATAAGGCCCTGGTTTATGCAGTTAAAAATCACTATTGGTACCAAATGTATGTGGATGACTTACCTATATGGGGAATCGTTGGAGAAATTGATGGTGACAATTACTATATCTGGACTCATAAGAAATTTGATATTGGCTACAATGGCAACAGAATAGTTGAAGTAAATCTTACGGCGGAAAACAAAGAGAAACTGGCATTAGGAGCTAAAATTCCATTTACATATGAAGTTAATTGGAAACCAAGTAGTATTAAGTTTGAAGATcgttttgataaatatttggaTCCAAACTTCTTTCAACATAGAATTCACTGGTTCAGTATTTTTAACAGTTTTATGATGGTCATATTTCTAGTTGGTCTTGTATCCATGATCCTTATGAGAACTCTGAGAAAAGATTATGCAAGGTATTCTAAAGACGATGACCTTGATGACTTGGAAAAAGATTTGGGTGATGAGTATGGATGGAAACAAGTGCATGGAGATGTTTTTAGACCTGTTCCTCATTTAGCTATGTTTTCAGCTTTAATTGGTGCAGGTTATCAACTTACAGTTGTCACTTTAgctgttataatttttactatatttggAGAACTCTATACTGAAAGAGGGTCTTTATTGTCAACTgccatatttatttacacattatcATCACCTGTAAATGGATATTTTGGAGGATCCTTGTATGCAAGAATGGGAGGAAGACTTTGGATTAAGCAGATGTTATTGTCTGCTTTCTTATTACCAGTACTAGTCTGTGGCACTGCATTTTGCATTAACTTTATTGCTATGTATTACCACGCTTCTAGAGCTCTTCCTTTTGGTAGCATGATTGAGGTAATGTCAATATGTACTTTTGTTATTTTGCCATTGACACTGGTAGGCACTGTCCTTGGACGAAATTTAGCTGGCCAACCAGATTATCCTTGTAGAATAAATGCTGTACCCAGGCCAATCCCTGAAAAAAAGTGGTTCATGGAACCatttataatcattattatgGGAGGGATTTTACCTTTTGGCTCTATATTTATTgagatgtattttattttcacatcATTTTgggcatataaaatttattatgtttatgggTTTATGTTATTGGTATTTTTGATATTGATGATTGTAACAGTATGTGTGACCATTGTATGTACTTACTTCCTTTTAAATGCAGAAGACTATCGCTGGCAATGGACAAGTTTTCTCTCAGCTGGAAGCACTGCTCTCTATGTCTACCTGtactcattttattatttcctatttaaaacaaagatgTATGGTTTATTCCAAACTGCATTTTATTTTGGATACATGGCATTATTTAGTATGGCCTTAGGAATGATTTGTGGTACAGTTGGTTATTTAGGCACAAGCTTATTTGTACGTAAGATCTATTCAACAGTTAAAATTGATTGA
- the LOC125049022 gene encoding probable RNA-binding protein 19 produces MSRLIVKNLPNKVTVEQLREIFGQKGEVTDVQLKYTKDGKFRNFGFVGYRSEEQASAAREHYGETFINSMKISVNICANLGAETKPRAWSKYATDSTAYKKLNKEDSEVTNTPKKKLSKTEKNNNKIKELLKKHKDDPLFAEFIEAHVNEKTAWIKDTLVDLNKSDNDSGVEDEIKESNDAVPQSEEKEKVQETKVANAQISDLDYMKSLMKKVDGFKDTVNNSSDEKPKKIRNRPLFYVKINGLPFKCKKKDIKDFFKPLVPFSIRLPLGKGKKLAGFCYVGFRTEIELKKALKKDKLFLGSHRVHVHKYEDNAKQAAEEEEQESLRRKKERTNNGETIGESGSIFVRNLPYVVSEEELTALFEKYGPIADVNMPIDAILRQPKGFATITFVMPEHAVKAYTELDGTAFCGRMMHILPAKSETVENDDDDAGLSFKEKKAKKLKEQAKSSHNWNTLFLGANAVADVVAANYNTTKEQLLNDNNTNTSAAVRLALGETQLVAETKAFLENNGVYLDAFNRPSKKRSKTCMLVKNLPAGTERDEVKSLFEKHGQIARFLMPKHGITALVDFIEPFEAKKAFLKLAYSQFKSAPLYLEWAPENVFIKSIAEVQNPEVTQTTENVESDKHTEIEDKPMQEIKDNEEPENDTTVFVKNLNFKTTEEGLKSHFSSCGRIHAVTIAKKKDPKNSGKFLSMGYGFVQFYKKGHATEALKTLQGSSLDEKQLELKRSERGNQTEVKTNKKTVKETAQNGTKILVRNVPFQANRNELHEIFRAFGEIKTLRLPKKLTAGSDQHRGFAFVDYYSKADAKNAYDALCQSTHLYGRRLVLEWADQSDENEDVSALRKRTAEAFNAKTPGGKKNRKASIDPELFVENDENKA; encoded by the exons ATGTCTCgattaattgttaaaaatttgCCAAACAAA GTTACTGTAGAACAACTTAGAGAAATATTTGGTCAAAAAGGAGAAGTCACAGACGTCcaattaaaatacacaaaagATGGCAAATTCAGAAATTTTGGCTTTGTGGGCTACCGGTCAGAAGAACAGGCTTCGGCTGCTCGAGAACACTATGGTGAAACATTTATCAATAGTATGAAAATAAGTGTTAATATTTGTGCGAACTTAGGTGCTGAAACTAAGCCTAGAGCATGGAGTAAATATGCCACAGACAGCACTGCATACAAGAAACTAAATAAAGAAGACAGTGAGGTCACTAATACCCCTAAGAAAAAACTTAGCAAGACtgagaaaaataataacaaaataaaagaattacttaaaaag CATAAAGATGATCCCTTGTTTGCAGAGTTTATTGAAGCTCATGTCAATGAGAAAACAGCATGGATTAAGGATACCTTAGTTGACTTAAATAAGAGTGATAATGATAGTGGAGTTGAAGATGAAATTAAGGAAAGTAATGATGCAGTGCCACAAAgtgaagaaaaagaaaaagtacaAGAAACCAAAGTGGCAAATGCACAAATCAGTGATTTAgat TACATGAAGTCCTTAATGAAAAAAGTGGACGGCTTCAAGGACACAGTGAATAATTCATCTGATGAAAAACCCAAGAAGATTAGAAATAGACCTTTATTTTATGTGAAG ataaatggACTCCCCTTCAAGTGTAAGAAGAAAgatattaaagattttttcaaGCCCTTAGTACCATTTTCAATTAGATTACCTCTTGGCAAAGGAAAGAAGCTTGCTGGCTTTTGTTATGTTGGTTTTAGAACAGAAATTGAACTTAAAAAGGCACTTAAAAAggataaattgtttttag GAAGTCATAGGGTGCATGTCCATAAATATGAAGATAATGCAAAACAAGCAGCCGAAGAAGAAGAGCAAGAAAGCTTAAGAAGGAAAAAAGAG agAACAAACAATGGTGAAACTATTGGTGAGAGTGGAAGCATCTTTGTAAGAAATTTGCCATATGTTGTTTCCGAAGAAGAATTAACTGCATTATTTGAAAAGTATG GTCCGATAGCTGACGTGAACATGCCAATAGATGCTATACTCCGTCAACCTAAAGGTTTTGCGACAATCACCTTTGTGATGCCGGAACATGCTGTCAAAGCCTACACCGAGTTGGATGGAACTGCGTTTTGTGGGAGAATGATGCATATTCTACCCGCTAAGTCTGAAACAGTTGAAAACGATGATGATGatg CTGGACTCTCGTTCAAGGAGAAAAAggcgaaaaaattaaaagaacaaGCGAAATCGTCGCACAACTGGAACACTTTGTTCTTGGGAGCCAACGCCGTGGCTGACgttgtcgcagccaactataACACCACGAAGGAACAGCTCTTGAATGATAATAATACCA ATACAAGTGCTGCCGTGAGGTTGGCATTGGGTGAAACCCAATTAGTTGCCGAGACCAAAGCATTCTTGGAAAACAATGGCGTGTATTTGGACGCGTTTAATAGA CCCAGTAAAAAACGTTCAAAAACTTGTatgctagttaaaaatttaccAGCTGgtacagaaagagacgaagtTAAGTCTCTATTCGAGAAACACGGACAAATCGCACGTTTCCTAATGCCGAAGCATGGTATCACAGCCTTAGTTGACTTTATCGAGCCTTTCGAAGCTAAGAAAGCCTTTTTGAAACTCGCTTACTCACAATTCAAATCAGCCCCCTTATATTTAGAATGGGCACcagaaaatgtttttattaaatccatTGCTGAAGTCCAAAATCCTGAGGTAACTCAAACTACTGAAAATGTCGAGAGTGATAAACATACTGAAATAGAAGATAAACCTATGCAAGAAATTAAAGACAATGAGGAACCTGAAAATGATACGACAGTGTTTGTAaagaatttgaactttaaaacAACGGAAGAAGGGCTTAAATCG catTTCTCTTCGTGTGGTCGTATTCACGCGGTAACAATCGCCAAAAAGAAGGATCCCAAAAATTCCGGGAAATTCTTGTCTATGGGCTACGGGTTTGTGCAGTTTTATAAGAAGGGTCACGCCACTGAAGCCTTAAAAACACTGCAAGGTTCCAGTTTAGATGAGAAACAACTTGAACTGAAGCGTTCCGAGAGGGGTAACCA aactGAAGTGAAAACTAACAAGAAGACTGTCAAAGAGACAGCACAGAATGGCACAAAAATACTCGTGAGAAATGTACCGTTCCAGGCGAACAGGAATGAATTGCACGAAATATtcag AGCATTTggtgaaataaaaacattgcGGTTGCCGAAAAAACTAACAGCAGGATCCGACCAACATCGAGGCTTTGCGTTCGTGgattattattcaaaagcTGATGCaaag AATGCATATGACGCCCTTTGCCAATCCACTCATCTTTACGGTAGAAGATTGGTGTTAGAATGGGCAGATCAAAGTGACGAAAATGAAGATGTGTCTGCGCTTAGGAAAAGAACTGCGGAAGCATTCAATGCTAAAACTCCAGGTGGaaagaaaaatagaaaagCATCTATCGATCCAGAATTGTTTGTTGAAAATGATGAAAATAAagcataa
- the LOC125049026 gene encoding cytochrome c oxidase assembly protein COX19 — protein MSTMTFGQKQFIPTPPDKGSFPLDHEGVCKATMKRYLNCLFENDSNNSMCRAEAKEYLACRMEHNLMAKEEWSKLGFSDKDKQLKEEEK, from the coding sequence atgTCCACTATGACTTTTGGTCAAAAGCAATTCATACCTACACCTCCAGATAAGGGAAGTTTTCCTTTAGACCATGAAGGTGTTTGTAAGGCTACTATGAAAAGGTATCTTAATTGCTTATTTGAAAATGATAGTAATAACTCTATGTGCCGAGCAGAAGCCAAGGAATATCTTGCTTGTAGAATGGAACACAATCTTATGGCTAAAGAAGAATGGTCAAAATTAGGCTTCTCGGACAaagataaacaattaaaagaagAAGAGAAATAA